A window of Streptomyces sp. NBC_01241 genomic DNA:
GCGCAGGGTCGGTGGGCGCCTTGCGCTGGCCGGAGGGGCGCACCACGTCCGTACCGGAGACGACGACGGTGCCGGACCTGCCGTGGTAGCCGATCGGCAGGTGCTTCCAGTTGGGGGTCAGCGCGTCACCGTCCGGCCGGAAGATCTTCCCGACGTTGGTGGCGTGGTGTTCGCTCGCGTAGAAGTCGACGTAGTCCGCGACCTTGTACGGCAGGTGGAGCGTCACGGACTCGACCGCGTGCAGCAGCGGTTCGATGTCCGCGCGGTGTGCCGGGACCGTCACCCAGGCGGTCAGGGCCCGCCGGACGTCCCGCCAGGCGGTGCGGCCCGCCGACAGCAGCGCGGTCAGGTCCGGCTGGGCGAGGAGCTGCGCGTAGGGCGAGCCGAGTGCGTGTGCCGCGGCTCCGGCGTCCAGTACGTGATTGCCGATGCGGACGCCGACCCGGCGGTCCTCGGGGTGGCCGGGGATGGAGAACACACCGTACGGAAGGTTGTGCGGGCCGAAGGGGTCGCCCTCGGCCAGATCGAGCGGGCTGCTCTGCTCGGGCATGTGTTGCTGCCTCGCTTTCCAGGTCGCTTGGGGGACACGTTACGTCGGTGTTGCTCCCCCGCGGGAGTGTCCCAACTGCTCCTGATGCCCGGAAAGTTCCGCCGTGCCCCGGGGGATGCGGGGGCACGGCGGTGATTCAGAGGACCTGGCAGCAGGCGTCGCGGCGTCGCGGGGCTGCCTGCTGCCGGGCCCTCTCACCCCGCCGTGCGCGGGATCCGCTTCTCCCAGGTGCGGTGGAAGACGACCTCGCCGCCGTCCTTGCAGACCACCTCGTTGGACGTGATGAAGTCGGTGTCGTCCGCACTGATTTCGGAGCGGGTCTCGATCCGTACGTCCCATGCCATCTCCGGCCGGTGCAGCCGGATCGCCCAGTCGGAGCGGGTACGGGCGGAGAGCGGGTCGTCCTCCTGGATCGTGTACGTCTCCAGGGCGTCCTCGGTGAATTCGAGGCCGTCCGGGTAGACGCGGGTGCCGCCGTAGCGCGGGTCGACCTCCAGCCGCCATTCGCCCTTGGCGACGTCGCGGACCACCAGCCGCTCGGGGCGCTGTTCGTCGAGCGTCACGGGGTGGACGACGCCGAGCGGCGCCGACTGCTCCGGTTCCTCGAACCGGATCGCGGGATCCTCGGTGTGCCGGCGCACCGGCAGTTCGACGAAGCTGCCGTCGGCGTCCAGGGTGAAGCCCACCGACCCGGCCTGCGGCCAGATCCACGGCCAGTACGAGGACGAGATCGCGAGCCTGATCCGGTGGCCGGGCGGGAAGGTGTGCCCGATGCCGTTGAGGTCGAACGTCACGTCCTCGTACCGGCCCACCGGCCAGTCGTCCGCGCGGTCGCGGCCGTGCCGGGCGGAGAGGTTGAGCGCGCCGCGGGTGACCAGGGTGGAGGAGCCGTCCGGTGCGACGTCGCAGAGCCGGGCGATCGCCTGGCCGCGGGGCGCGTCCATCCGGATGCGCAGCTTCACCCGGGGGCGGCCCAGGATCTCGATCGGGGCGTCCTCGACCGGGAACTCGAAGGAGACCGATTTGGCGTCCTCGTCGCGCTGGTCGGGCGGCAGGTCGGCGGCGTTGCCGAACGGGAAGAAACGCCCGGCGTCCAGCCCCGTCTGCTGCGGCGAGTCGACGATCTGCGGACCGCCCTGGAGGGCGTAGGCGACCGGCGCGATGTTCTCCGACGGCCAGCTGGTGTCCCCGACCCAGCGGCCGGGCATCGTCTCGTACACCGTGGCGGGCCGGTGCGACTCGCTGATCCAGGACCGCAGCAGCGGCTCGGCCATGACGCCGGTGTCCTTGTCCTTCAGGTGCTGGTCCCACCAGCGCAGCGTCTCCTGGAGGAAGCCGATCGCCGGGCCCGGCGGCAGACCGCGGTCGGGGTACTGGTGCGACCAGGGCCCGATCAGCCCGCGGACCTTGTCCGGATCGAGGTGCTCGACGAGCCGCAGGACGGTGTCGCGGTACGGGTCGTGCCAGCCGCCCACCGCGAGGACGTTCGCGCGGATCGCGGAGTAGTCCTCGCAGACGCTGCCGTGCTTCCAGTAGTCGTCGCGGGTCTGGTGCGCCAGCCAGGTGTGGAGATACGGGTCCACGGCCTCCAGCCGCTTCAGCCACATGTCCTTCCAGCCCTCGCCGACCTGCGCCGGGTCCGGCGGGCGGCAGACGAAGGCCAGCATGGTGGCCGCCCAGGCGTGCATGTCGACGGCGAGGACCGAGCCGCCCATGTAGTGGACGTCGTTGTCGTAACGGTCGTCCGTCGAGCAGACGGTGACGATCGCCTTCAGCGGCTCGGGGGCCAGCGCCGCGATCTGGAGCGAGTTGAAGCCGCCCCAGGAGATGCCGAACATGCCGACGCGGCCGGAGCACCACTCCTGCTGGGCCAGCCAGTGGATGACCGCGACCCCGTCGGCCAGTTCGGTCGCGTCGTACTCGTCGCCCGGCAGGCCCTCGCTGTTGCCGTGCCCGCGTACGTCCACCCGGACGGAGGCGTAGCCGTGGCCCGCGTACCAGGGGTGGCGCTGCCAGTCGCGCGGCGCCGTCCAGTCGCTCAGCCGGTAGGGCAGGTATTCCAGGAGCGCGGGGACGGGTTCGTCGGTGAC
This region includes:
- a CDS encoding CocE/NonD family hydrolase; the encoded protein is MHIRSTFPYDTTHEDVRIPLPDGTRLYARIWRPVTDEPVPALLEYLPYRLSDWTAPRDWQRHPWYAGHGYASVRVDVRGHGNSEGLPGDEYDATELADGVAVIHWLAQQEWCSGRVGMFGISWGGFNSLQIAALAPEPLKAIVTVCSTDDRYDNDVHYMGGSVLAVDMHAWAATMLAFVCRPPDPAQVGEGWKDMWLKRLEAVDPYLHTWLAHQTRDDYWKHGSVCEDYSAIRANVLAVGGWHDPYRDTVLRLVEHLDPDKVRGLIGPWSHQYPDRGLPPGPAIGFLQETLRWWDQHLKDKDTGVMAEPLLRSWISESHRPATVYETMPGRWVGDTSWPSENIAPVAYALQGGPQIVDSPQQTGLDAGRFFPFGNAADLPPDQRDEDAKSVSFEFPVEDAPIEILGRPRVKLRIRMDAPRGQAIARLCDVAPDGSSTLVTRGALNLSARHGRDRADDWPVGRYEDVTFDLNGIGHTFPPGHRIRLAISSSYWPWIWPQAGSVGFTLDADGSFVELPVRRHTEDPAIRFEEPEQSAPLGVVHPVTLDEQRPERLVVRDVAKGEWRLEVDPRYGGTRVYPDGLEFTEDALETYTIQEDDPLSARTRSDWAIRLHRPEMAWDVRIETRSEISADDTDFITSNEVVCKDGGEVVFHRTWEKRIPRTAG